TCTAGTTTGTTGGGCTGGCCTTTGCTGGCCCAATAATGGCGCACCATGCGCACTACGGTGTCGTTACACTCTGAACCTGAGCCGGTAAAAAAGGCATGGTTTAAGCCCTCTGGCGTTAGTTCGGCTAGCAGGGTAGATAATTCAACCGCGGGGCTGTGAGTCGTTTGAAAAAACAAGTTGTAGTAGGGCAGCTGCTGCATTTGTTTGGCTGCGGCATCAACTAACTCTTGGCGACCATAGCCTAGATTTACACACCACAAGCCGGCCATGGCATCGAGCAACTTATTGCCCTCACTGTCGTATACAAACACACCTTCGCCTCGTTCTATCACTCGAGCTCCCTTGGCATTTAACTCTTTAAAGTTAGTGAAAGGGTGTAAACAGTGGGCGCTGTCTTGTTGTTGTATCGTCAATGTTGCTGTGCTCATTTCGCCTCCTTGTGGCTGAGTTAACTCTGGGTTTATACGTTGAGTAACAAAAACTCACGTTCCCAAGAACTAATGACCTTGAAGTAGGTTTGGTATTCCTTACGTTTTACTGCCACGTAACAGTTCACAAAGCGCTCACCAAGTATTTCCTTGAGTTCCTCGCATTGCTCTAACTTAACTAATGCTTCTTCTAAAGTGCCGGGCAGGGTGTAACGGTCTTCACTCACATCACCAGTTTCTTGGGCGGAAGGAGTTAGTTGTTTTTTCATGCCTATGTAGCCACAGGCTAAGGTAAGTGCCATGGCTAGATAAGGATTGGCATCGGCACCGGCAAAGCGGTTTTCTACGCGGCGATTTTGCGGATCTGATAGTGGCACACGTAAACCCACGGTGCGATTGTCGATGCCCCATTGCAAATTAATTGGCGCCGAATCGCCAAACATTAAACGTCGATAGCTGTTCACATTAGGGGCATAAAAGGCAATGCTAGCGGGGGTAAATTGCTGTAAACCAGCAATAAAGCTTAAAAACATTTGGCTGTTGCTGCCATCTTCGTTAGCGAATAAGTTATTGCCATTGGTATCTACCAAGCTTTGGTGAATATGCATGGCGCTGCCGGGTTCATCTTCCATCGGTTTAGCCATGAATGTGGCATAAGTATCATGCTGTAAGGCGGCTTCGCGCATGGTGCGTTTGAAAAGGAATACTTGGTCACAGGCTAAAGTTGGCTCGCCGTGATCAAAGTTGATTTCCATTTGTGCAGCGCCAGATTCATGAACCAAGGTATCTACATCTAGGTTCTGTGCTTCGCAGTAGTCGTACATGTCTTCAAACAGCGGATCAAACTCATTTACCGCATCAATGCTAAAAGACTGACGTGCTGTTTCTGGTCGGCCATTACGTCCAATGGGTGGCTCTAATGGGTAATCCCAATCGAGGTTTTTCTTCACCAAGAAAAATTCTAGCTCTGGCGCTACAATCGGCTTCCAGCCTTCTTTCTCATAAAGGGCGAGTACTTTTTTCAGTACTGAACGTGGCGCCATGCCAATTAGTTGGCCTTGGCTGTCATAACAGTCATGGATAAGCTGGGCGGTAGGCTCTTTAGCCCAGGGCACAAAGCGCACGCTGTCGGTGTCTGGCTCAAGATTCATATCTTTCTCGGTCCAGTCAAACAAGTCATCGTCTTCTGGCCAGTCGCCTGTGACGGTTTGGTAGAAAATTGATTCAGGGAGGCGCATGCCACCTTCTTTGAGGTACTTGCTAGCTGGGATAATTTTGCCGCGGGCATTACCAGTAATATCGGGGATGAGGCATTCAACTTCGGTTATTCGGTTTTCCTCGAACCACTTCCTGACGTTATCCATATTCACCTGTCATAAGTCTGTTAAGTAAAAGGGGGCAGATGTTTGAGTTGCTTAGTTTTTACCCCGCACTATTAAGAATTGTCATGATTTCCCGCCAAAGTCAACAAAGTGTTAAATAAAAACTAAATATAGCCCCTTTTTTAGCTTAATGTGTATTTTAATTTGCATTATACTTAACACTGTGCTGTAAATTTATAGGGTTTTAGGGACGCTTTAAGCGAGGGACTGTTAATTATGTTGAAACACCAGCCACAGATTCAGCCAATCAGTATGCTTCAGCAGGTGGATGATTTTCTGGCAGCACATCCGCAATTAGAGAGCGTAGATCTGATGCTGTCTGACATGAATGGCGTGATCCGCGGTAAGCGTATTGAGGCGGCGTCTCTAGCGAAAATAGCGCAGGAAGGCATGTGTTTACCTGCCTCGGTATTTGCGCTAGATATTTGCGGTGACACCGTAGAGCAAACTGGCTTAGGCTTTGAGCAAGGAGATGGCGACCGTATCTGCCATCTGTTGCCAAATAGTTTGTCGATGATTCCTTGGAAAAAAAACGCCGCGCAAGCTTTGTTAACCATGCATGAGGTGGATGGCTCAGCCTTTTTTGCCGACCCTCGGCAACTGCTTAGCAAGGTATTGCAAGGATTGCATCAGCAAAATTTGTTTCCCTGTGTGGCCATTGAATGGGAGTTTTACTTACTTGATGCACGCAGTGAAAACCGTCAACCACAAGCGCCGCTGTTGCCAAAATCGCAGCAACGTATGCAGCAAACTCAGGTTTACTCTTTAGATGAACTCGATGAGTTTGATGAATTTATTCGTGATATTCAGGATTACTGCCATACCCAAAATATTCCCAGTGACAATGTCATTGCAGAATACGCTCCCGGGCAGTTCGAAGTCACTTTGCAGCATCAGCACGACCCGCTGTTGGCCTGCGACCAAGCCATTTTATTGAAACGAGCAATTAAAGCGGTAGCCAAGCAACATGGCTACCTAGCCACGTTTATGGCCAAACCTTATGCCGAGCACTCTGGCAATGGCTGCCACGTGCACATTAGCATGTTAGATAAGCAGGGCCACAACCTCTTTTCCACTGAACAGAGCTTGTTGGAATATGCTTTGGCAGGGCTATTAGACACCATGCCGCAGGCGATTGCTTTGTTAGCGCCTAATGCCAACTCATATCGCCGATTCCAACCAGATATGTTTGTGCCGCTTCAAGCCAATTGGGGCTGGGACAACCGCACTGTTGCCTTGCGCATTCCTTCTGGCAGCACCGAAAATACTCGCATTGAGCATCGCGTAGCAGGGGCTGATTGTAATCCTTATATTGTAATGTCGGCCTTATTGGTTGGGATTTCCTATGGCATTGAGCAGCAACGTGACTGCCCTAAAGCGGTGAGCGGCGATGCCAGCAAAGTGCCAGCGCCTGCCCTGCCTTGTTCTTGGCAACAGGCCTTAGCCGAATTTGAGCACTCTACTTTGTGGTCGCTACTCGGTGCCGATTTTAGCCATGTATACCATGCCAACAAACTTAACGAATGGCAGCGCTTTGAGGCGCAAGTAACCCCTCTAGAGCAGCAGTGGTATCAGCAAATGGTGTAGTGCCAACAGCAGATTTGTTTTTATGTTTAAGGTGAGAAAATGAAAGCGCAACATGCAAATTCATATTATGCAGCAAGTGCCAACCTACAGTTGGACTATCCGCAGCTGCAAGGCGAGCATCAAGCTGATGTATGTGTAGTAGGGGCAGGTATAACCGGCGCTAGCACCGCACTAGAGTTAGCCAGCCAAGGTTATAAGGTTATTTTGCTGGAAGGCAGCCGTGTAGGCTGGGGAGCCTCGGGACGAAGTGGCGGGCAAGCGATTTTTGGCTGGGCCAGTGAACAGTCCACCCTAGAGAAATTAGTGGGTAAAGATGATGCAAAAAAACTCTGGGATCTCTCGGTTGAATCGCTAGCTGTTACTAAAGACAACATTCGTAAACACCAAATTGACTGTGATTGGCAAGATGGCCAAATTCACGTTGCTATTAAAGATCGCCATGTTCGCGAGCTAAAAGAATGGCAACAACAACTCAGTGAAGACTACGGCTATGAGCATTTAGAATACTGGTCGCAAGACAAACTCGAAAGCCAGTTGAAAAGCCCACGTTATTTAGGCGGGATGTTTGATTCAAACAGTGGCCACTTACATCCACTTAATTACACCTTAGGCTTGGTAAAGGCTGCCGAAAATGCTGGCGCTAGCATTTATGAAGACAGCAAAGTCATCAAAATTGAACACGGTGCTAAGGTTAAGCTTCATACCGCGCAGGCTAGCGTTAGTTGCCAACATGTAGTGTTGGCTTGTAATGCTTATATGGAAGGATTAAACAGTAAGTTAGAAAGCAAAGTCATGCCGGTGGGTACTTACATTTGTGCCACTAAACCTTTAGGGGAGCAACGTGCCCGTGAGCTAATTGCCAATAACATGGCGGTATGCGACATCAACTTTGTATTGGATTACTACCGTTGCTCTGGCGATCACCGAATGCTGTTTGGTGGCAGAGTGAGTTATTCGGGCATTGAGCCTCGTGATTTAGCCCAAACCATGAAACAGCGTATGGATTGGGTATTTCCACAATTAAGTGATGAACCGGTAGAGTTTGCCTGGGGCGGGAATGTAGGTATTACCATTAACCGTGCGCCTCATTTTGGCCGAATAGCACCCAATGTGTATTTTGCTCAAGGCTTCTCGGGCCATGGCATTGCTGCCACGGGTTTGGCGGGTAAGCTGATGGCGGAATCGATTATGGCTACCTCAGAGCGCTTTGATATATTCGATAAAATTCCTCACATGCCTTTTCCTGGCGGACGTTTATTGCGTACCCCGGCTTTGGTGCTTGCTATGACCTATTATCGAATCCGAGATTTGCTTTAGTACCATCGGCTGGCCTAGCGTCAGCCGCTCTAACCATCTTCTTTCATTCGTACTATAGTTCGTATTTTCTGCCTATAAACCTATTAGCGCTCGCTGATTTATCGTTATACTTGCCTAATATTCGTAAGCATAAAGGTAAGCTCGAAATGGCTGCATCACCGATTAATCAGGTTTTTCCTAAGGCAAGTCGCTTAGTATACGGCTGCATGGGTTTAGGCGGAAACTGGGACAACTCTCCTATAACGCAAGATCACTTAAACCAAGCGCATACTGCTATAGATGCGGCCTTAGAGATAGGCATTAACTATTTTGACCACGCCGACATCTATACCATGGGTAAAGCTGAGCAGGTTTTTGGTCAAGTATTGGCACAGCGTCCAGAGTTGCGTGAGCAAATTATTCTGCAAACCAAAGCGGCCATTCGTTTTGGCGATGAGCAATGGTGTGGTCGCTACGATTGGTCGGCGGATTACATTCGCCAAAGTGTTGAAGATTCGCTGCGCCGCTTACAAAGCGACAGCATTGATGTGATGATGCTGCACCGCCCAGATCCCTTGGCTGAAATGGACGAAGTGGCCGCGGTGCTTAGCGAGCTTAAAGATAGCGGTAAAGTGCAGCACTTTGGCGTATCTAACATGAGTGGAGCACAAATTGCGCATTTACAATCATTACTGAGTTTTCCGCTAGTGGCTAATCAGTTAGAGATGAGTTTGTCGAAACTAGACTGGCTTGATCACAACATTGCAGTAAACGACGAGCAAGCAAAAGGCCACAGTTTTGCGCCTGGTACACTTGAGTACTGCGCGATGAACAAAGTGCAAATTCAAGCCTGGGGAAGTTTATCGCGTGGTTTGTTTAGCGGCGCTGATTTATCTAACGCCAGCCAAGCTCAGCGTGATACCGCACAGCTGGTTCGCCAATATGCCGATCAAAACTCCACTTCGCCAGAGGCCGTTGTACTGGCGTGGTTAATGCGTCATCCGGCTGGTATTCAACCAGTGATTGGCAGTGTGAACCCAGACCGGATTCGTGCTTGTGGCGACGCTACTAAACTGCAGCTTAGCCGTGAACAATGGTATCAGCTGTATGTCACTTCGCGTGGCAAGGCTTTACCTTAAACACTGCATGTTGCAGAAAAAACGCCGAGCTAATGCTCGGCGTTTTTGTTAGCAAATTCCTTAGCCTATTAGGCCGTTTCAACTTTTAACTGTTGTACCAGTTTTAGCAGCCACCAAGTCACCACTGCACTAAGAATTACCGTAGATAACGGCATCACCAACCAAATACCTACTACACCAAAAGCGACCGGCAACAGCAGCATAAATGGCAGTTGAATCGCCATATTGCCCACCGAGATAAAAGTGGCTCGATTGGCACGATTAATTGACTGAAACACCACCGCGCCGGTAAAAATCAAACCGTCCAATGGCATCGCCCAAAGGTGCAGGCGGATCCCGCTTACCGTTGCAGCTAATAGCTCTGGATCATCGCTGTTAAATACCGACACGCTAAATTCGCTAAACAGGTTCATTAGAAATACCGCAGCCACTCCGCTGCCTAAAATAATGCTAAAACCCAAAGCCATTACTTTTAGTACATTGTCGTAGCGTTTAGCGCCAAAGTTATAGGAGATAAGAGGCTGCATGCCATTGGCAAAACCCTCCGCAATAAAGTAATAAATTACGCTTAAATACAGCACAATGGCATAGGCACCGGTTTCGGTAATGCTGCCATAACGTAGGAATAAATAATTGTGCACCAAAGTAATAAAGGCGGTGTACACCGTGGTAAAAAAGCTGCTTAAGCCTAAGTTGCTTATATTAGCTAGATATTTTGGCTTTAAGCAAAAACCGCTAACTTGAAAACTCAAGCTGCTGTAGCGAGAAAAAAAGTAAGCAAAGGCCAACAGCATTACTAAGGCTTGCGCGCCCAAGGTGGCATAGGCTGCACCAGCTAGCTGCCAATCCCACTTAACAATAAACAAATAGTCGAGGCCGATGTTGGCTACAGCACCGATGATCATCAACAGGGTGGCAAAATTGGGGGAGTTGTCGTTTCTAATCAAGATGGGCAGCGCGCAGCTAAACAATACAACCAGTGCTCCGTTTCCTAATATACTCAGATAGCTTTCGGCCATGGATTGAATGTTACCGCTGGCACCTTGCAGGCTTATAGGAGCAGAGCCTAAGCAGGCTAAAATAACACTAAAAAGCACTGCCATTAGTAGCATCAGCAGCAAGGCATGAGTTAATAGGCTTTGGGCTTTTTCAGTTTTTCCCTCGCCAGTAGCAATAGATATTAATGCCCCGCCACCCACACCCACCATTAAACCTAGGCCGGTGACTAAAAATATAATCGGCCAAGCTAAGTTAATCGCCGCTAGCCCTTCTGCGCCGAGAACTTGGCCAATGAAAATGCCATCTACAATCAGATAAATACCGCTTACTATCATTGCCACTACCGAAGGAATGGAATAGCGCCAAAATTGTAAGTTAATGTTTTTACTAAGCATGATTCGCCAACATAAAGGAATAGCAAGGCACAGAGGGTACCGAGTTGCCGTTCCATCATATGTACTTTACTGACGCTGGCAAGAGGGAAAGCTAGCAAATAGGGTCTATGCTTATTGTTTGTGCAAATGCTGCCCGAAGGGTTCGGATAAGCGAACTTTACTCTTTGTTAAGCACTTCTTGCTTAACCCACTAGGCTTCTAAGTGCTCGCCGCGATTAAAGCCCGCTTATCTCGAACAAAATTTCAACACCAAAGATCAACAGACCCTAGTTCAAGCTGTGGTTTTTACGAGGAAAATAAGTGGATTCACAGGTAACTATCCGCCCCGCCAAAATAGAGGACGCCGCAGCCATTAGTGAACTGTTAAGATATTTATCGCGCCGTTATTTAGTCGGCGATTTTTCCGAGCAGGGCGCAAAGCGTTTATTAAAAGCCATGAACAAAGCGGCTATTAGTTCTTACATTAATCAAGGTTTTTGCTATCACTTAGCCGAGCAGCAGAATAACGGCGATGCCCAGCTGCTGGGCGTGGTCGCAACCAGAGATAACAGCCACCTTTACCATCTATTTGTTGCCGAACCTGCTCAGGGTAAAGGCTTGGCCAGTCGCTTATGGCAACATGCTAGAGCAGCCTGTTTAGCCAATGGTAATCAGGGAGAGTTCACGGTAAATGCATCACTGGGTGCTAAAGCAATGTATCAGGCTTGGGGCTTTGTTGCCGAGCAAGAACAGCGCAATACCAAGGGCATTATCGATGTGCCGATGCGCCTAATACTTAATGAGCAAACTAAGGAGACAAAATGCAACTCGCACAGCTAAATATTGCCACTGCCAAAGACGATCTAGATTCACCCCTGCTCAAAGATTTTGTCGATAATTTAGATCCCATTAATGCCATTGCTGATGCGAGCGAGGGCTTTATTTGGCGGCTTAAAGATGACACCGGCAATGCCACCGATGTTCAAGCCTTTGATAACCCAAGGATGATTGTCAACCTGTCGGTATGGCAGTCCTTAGCTAGTCTGCAGCACTTTATGTTTAAAACCCATCACATCGACATTATGAAACGCCGGGCAGAGTGGTTTGATAAATCGCCGTTGGCCACTTACGTATTGTGGTGGGTGGAAGATGGCCATGTTCCCAGCACCGCTGAAGCACTGGAGCGTTTAGAATTATTAAGGCAGCACGGAGATACTGCCCAAGCCTTTAGTTTCAAAAAAACATTTAGCGCAGAAGATGCCTTACAGCGCTAATCTAAGGTCTGTTGTTAATAGCCTTTGCCACCTTTTGCTACTCGGGCTTTGTTGCTCCCCTTTGGATAGAAAGCGTCTAAGCTAAGTAAATGCAGGGCGAGTATGCCCCGCCATTTTTGCGCAAGGAGAGGGTATGACTAAAGCGATTATTGCCGATAACAAACCCAAGAAGGTGAGTTTAACTAAGGGAGACCAATACTACTTTTGCAGCTGTGGTCGTTCTAAATCCCAACCCTTTTGTGATGGTAGCCATGCAGGTACCGGCCTTAGCCCCAAGGCTTTTACCGCAGAAGAAAGTGGTGATGCTTATTTATGTGCGTGTAAATCCACCGCGAATAGCCCGTTTTGTGATGGTAGCCATAAACAGTTTAGCGCCGAGCAGATTGGCCAGGCGGCACCACAGCCCAAGGCCAAAGATGCCGCACCGCAGGCCAAGCCTACAACTGAAGAACCCACCGTTACCTTTATTCATCAACTGGCGCGTGAAGGTTTGTCTCAGCTTGGTCACCATGGGGCAATGACCTCAATGGGAGTGCCTAGGCATCTTCTGCCACATTGGGATGATATCCAAGTGATGGTGGCGCAAATGGCGAGAAAACCCTTGATGGAAGATCAGCCAGTGGCCACCGAATTGATTATTGGCCCAGAAGCTAAAAAACCGCTGCAACTGAAAATTCCTCTGTTTGTTTCTGATATGAGTTTTGGCGCTTTATCGGAAGAAGCGAAAACCGCATTAGCTAAAGGCGCTGAGCTGGTCGGAACAGGGATTTGTTCTGGTGAAGGCGGCATGTTGGCTGAAGAGCAGCAGCAAAATTCCCGTTACTTTTATGAGTTAGCCAGCGCAAAATTTGGTTATCAAGAATCACTGCTTACTCAAGTTCAAGCTTTTCACTTTAAAGGAGGGCAAGGTGCAAAAACCGGTACCGGAGGGCATTTACCAGGCAATAAAAACCATGGCAAAATTTCTTTAGTTCGCGGCATAGCTGAAGGACAACCTGCAATCTCCCCGCCCACCTTTGCCGATTTACACAGCAGCAAAGACTTTAAACACTTTGCCGATAGGGTGCGTGAAATAACTGGCGGCATTCCTATTGGCTTTAAGTTAAGTGCCAACCATATCGAGCGAGATATTCAGTTTGCCTTAGATAGCAGCGCTGACTACATCATATTAGATGGGCGTGGTGGCGGTACTGGTGCGGCACCAGTAATATTTAGGGACCATATTAGTGTGCCTACCATTCCGGCCTTAGCCAGAGCGCGACGCTATCTTGATCAACAAGGTGCCAGTGGCAGCGTAAGTTTGATAATAACTGGCGGTTTACGCCTACCTATGGACTTTGTCAAAGCCATGGCTTTGGGGGCCGATGGCGTTGCGGTATCTAATAGTGCCTTGCAAGCCATAGGTTGCGTGGCAGCGCGGATCTGTAATACCAATAACTGCCCGGCAGGGATTGCGACCCAAAATGCCGATTTACGCCAGCGTTTAAATGTGGACAAGTCGGCCCAGCAACTGGCTAATTTCTTTGACGCTTCGGTAGCGCTAATGCAGGTTATGGCGCGAGCATGTGGGCATCATCATCTTAATCAATTCACTAAAGACGACTTGGCAACTTGGCATAGAGAAATGGCGCATTTAAGTGGCATTGCTTACGGAGGCTTTAGCGCAGTGTAGTGTTGTTTTATTGGCTATTTAAGCAGCTATTTGTTGCTTAAGTAGCCTTGAAATTAAGGGCTTTTTCTAGGCTTGCTGGAAAAGCCAGCAATTACCAGTTTTTTTATAAAATGTCTTTACAGGGCGGAGCGAAAACCCTAATATACGCCTCCGCCAGCATTGAGCACCCGTAGCTCAGCTGGATAGAGCGTCGCCCTCCGGAGGCGAAGGTCACAGGTTCGACTCCTGTCGGGTGCGCCATTGCTTCGGAAACGCTCGAAATACTCAGTGGTGGGTATAGCTCAGTTGGTAGAGCCCCGGATTGTGATTCCGGTTGTCGTGGGTTCAAATCCCATTACTCACCCCATTATTTAGATGCAACGAGTTTCGTTGTTATCGCAATAGTTTGGTTATTGCTAAGAGCTTGCTCTAAAATAACTAAGACGATAAACGCAGCTTGGTAGCGCATCGTCGCGAAGCTCATAAAGAGTGGGAGCAGAGGGTTTAGCCCGCTGAAGTATCAAGAAAATCGGTGATTAGCGCAGCTTGGTAGCGCATCGTCGCGAAGCTCATAAAGAGTGGGAGCAGAGGGTTTAGCTCTCTGAATTATCAAGAAAATCGGTGATTAGCGCAGCTTGGTAGCGCATCTGGTTTGGGACCAGAGGGTCGGGAGTTCGAATCTCTCATCACCGACCACATTCTAAAAAGCCTGCTCATTGAGCAGGCTTTTTGCTTTCTGCAGGTTGGCGTTAACCAAGAAAGCGGGAGTTTGCCTTTCGACCTTGGCTCATCACCGACCACATTTAGAAAGCCCCGTCAGTAATGACGGGGCTTTTTTTTACTTGGTAGTTAAGAACTCGGAGTTCGCCTTTTAACTTTGGCTTTAGTTCATCATCACCTAACTATCGAAAACGTTATTTCCCGTAGGCATCTGCAGTGACTAATACACAGCGTTTAGCGTAGCCAAATCCCCATTGGGTAACGTCACCAATACTAAGATCGCTTAGCATTAGGGTGGAGTCTTGAGATTGCTTTGCTTGCTCTAAAGCGAGCGCAGTTGATGGGCTTTGCTTTAATGGAAATAGATATAAAGCATAAGTTTGGCAGTGTTCGCCACTTGCGGGGCCAATATATTTTAAACTGCTAGCATCCCCTTGATAGAAGCTGCGCTCGGCATAGGACCCATGGTCCCCAGTAGAGCAAGCAGTGAGTAAAACCATGCTTAAAATGATTACGCTATTGTTGAATAATGAATGCCGCAAAGCCAATCCTTGTTGTTGAAGCTAAGCCAAGTATAAACCTTAGTGATAGTCATATGATACATCGCCAGCTTCTCTGGCAAGTAGAGAGAGTTTTGACTAATTAATTGTTGAGTACTTAGGCAATAATTGACAGAAAGGCTATTGTCACTTGCTGATATTTTGTACACTAAGCAGTAAATGAGTACAGCTTGAGCAACAATGAAACATCTATTTCTCGTTGTTTTTACCAGTCTATCGCTCTGTTCGATATCTATTGCCGCTGAGCTAAGCCCCCAGCTGGTGCGCCATATTGCGCCGCAAGGCGAAAAAGACTTACGAAATCTCTATTTTATCGATTTACTCGACTTGGTCTTATCTAAAACTGAGCAGGAGCTTGGGCCGTTTCGTCTTGAGAGTAATAAAGCCAAAATGAGCCAAAATCGCTCCTTGCTGCAGCTGCAAAATAACGACGGTATTGATGTGGTGTGGACAATGAGCACCGCAGAGCGAGAAGAGGCCTTATTGCCCATACGGATCCCACTGTTAAAAGGGCTGCTTGGACAGCGCTTATTGATGATTCGCCAACAAGATATTGGTCGTTTTGCCAAGGTGGAATCTCTTCAAGACTTACAGGCCTTTAGTGCAGGCCAAGGCAGCGGCTGGCCAGACAACAAAATACTGCGTGCTAACAATATTGGTGTAATTGAAGGCATGAATTACGAAGGTTTGTTTGGCATGTTACAACGTCAGCGCTTTGATTATTTCCCGCGTGGAATTAACGAGATCTTTGATGAGTTAGAGCAGCATAAAAGTGAAAACTTTGTGGCCGAGCCGCACTTAGTAATTAGTTATCGTGCGCCTATCTATTATTTTGTAAGCAAGCAAAACCGCGAGTTAGCAGCGCGTATTGAACAAGGTTTATGGATCGCCTTTAGCGATGGCAGCTTTGATGCACTGTTTTCTCGCTATCAATACGACAATCTAGTTAACGAGCTAAGATCTCGCACGGTGATTAAACTAAATAACCCCTATTTACACGCTAGCACCCCTAGCGAACAAAGCCCGCTTTGGCTTAAGTTTAACTAGCCCACTTGTTATCCCGTTTATTGTTCAATCGCGCTTAGCATCAGCTGGGTGTTGGAAGTTTTACATGCTTTGATATTTTATTGATCTAGTCATTTGTTATTAAGTAAATCCATTACATACAATTAACTTGATAAGTTAATTGTGAACAATGCCAATGCCGCGTCGCTGTTTAATGCTGTTAGTGATTTTTACCATCGTTACTGGGGCCAATGCGGCGAACCTAGTGGTGAGACACGTTCAGCCAGAAAGCGACAAAGATCAGC
The Agarivorans aestuarii DNA segment above includes these coding regions:
- a CDS encoding transporter substrate-binding domain-containing protein, whose product is MKHLFLVVFTSLSLCSISIAAELSPQLVRHIAPQGEKDLRNLYFIDLLDLVLSKTEQELGPFRLESNKAKMSQNRSLLQLQNNDGIDVVWTMSTAEREEALLPIRIPLLKGLLGQRLLMIRQQDIGRFAKVESLQDLQAFSAGQGSGWPDNKILRANNIGVIEGMNYEGLFGMLQRQRFDYFPRGINEIFDELEQHKSENFVAEPHLVISYRAPIYYFVSKQNRELAARIEQGLWIAFSDGSFDALFSRYQYDNLVNELRSRTVIKLNNPYLHASTPSEQSPLWLKFN